A stretch of DNA from Methanobrevibacter gottschalkii DSM 11977:
AAGGTGTTCCGTGTAGAACTAAAATATGTCCTGAATGTGGTTCTTCATTACAGGGAAGAGGAATGTGTAGAATATAAAATTTAAGCCATGGGATGATTTTATGAATGATAATTTAAAATACAACTGTAATGAATGTGGATTTACATGGATTACCTTAAATGGTCAACATTCCATATGTCCTAAATGTCACAGTGAAAAAATTGAATATTTGGGTGAAGTTGAAGATTTAGATATAAATTCTATTTTAGAACACAACAAAAGAAGAGGGGGATGTTGTGGGTCCGCTCGTGGAAAAGGACCACTAACATGTGGAAAACCTTACCCTGATCATCATGATCCAAATATTCCACATGATCCATCTAGATGTTGCGGTCATAATGAATAATCTTGTTGATAAGGATATAATTTATCCTTATCTAACTTAAACTTTTTTTCAAATTTCAATATTGAATATCACACATCAAAATGCTCTTAAACTACACTAAAACATTTATTAACTTGTATGCACTATCTATTCCTATGACTCGAAACAGACGTGTTACAATTAGCATCAATAATGGCATTGATTTGAATTTTTGCAAAATTGCATCCAGTAAGATGTTATTTCAAACTGGTTGGTATTTTGGAATTGAAACATATCAATTTATTTTTCGTTTTTAGAAGGGTGTCCGCCAAAATTAGTTTTTTGATTTTGTGCCGGAAAATTTTTGACTTATTTTTTCTTATTTTTCATTTATTTATTTTAATTTTGCTTTAATTTAAATGTATTCTTATTAAAATTTGTATAATTTAATTATAGTAATTTTTAATTTGTTAAATTGGATTTTAACTGATTTTATAATAGTTAAGTTTATATACTTTGTTTTATATAGTTAATATTAACTGTTAGTTATTTTGGAGTTGTATTTTATGGTTTTAAGAAAAATTGATAAGAATCAGAGTAAAATTAGGTATTGTAACTTTTAGATAGCAACATTCCCGGAAGATCATATTTCTCGTTTTGTGGGTGGATTTTTATTGATGAATTTTTATCCAATGTTAAATATCAAAGAACCTAAAAAGAAGAAAGGACGAGAGTCCTTGCCTATTGATTCCATGTTAAAATTGCTTGTTTATGCTAAAATAGAGCATGTGGAAAGTGCCAAGTATTATTGCAGATAATGGCAAGGTACCATGATGTTTACAGGTTTGTTTTATGATGATGTACAACCATAAGAACGCTCAATTCAAAGGTACATGAGAGAATACGGCTGTTACTTTGAAGTATTGCTTCAAATGACCTTAAAAAAAGAGGCTTCAGATTTGAAATTAACAGATTTTAATCAATGTTGCCCTTTGATGGAACTATTAAAAAAAGCATTACAATTCCAACAACAATGTTATCAAAAAAAGATAACTCAAAATATTACTCAATTACTTCAATGGACTACATATTAGCCAGAAAAAGCTTGATAAACTTCAAAAACCCGCTCAAAAAAATATTGGAAATATAAAGACATGGATGTCGAAGATAAAATAAAACTATTAATATGACATTGAAACACAATTTACATTTTACAGGGACAAGATAAAATACCATTAAACGATATAGAAGCAAGATTTTATGAAAGGAAAGAAAGTAAAAACTTCATGGTTGCTTACAATATCCCAATTCT
This window harbors:
- a CDS encoding DNA-binding protein is translated as MNDNLKYNCNECGFTWITLNGQHSICPKCHSEKIEYLGEVEDLDINSILEHNKRRGGCCGSARGKGPLTCGKPYPDHHDPNIPHDPSRCCGHNE